GCTGCAACTTGTATTGCGGAAAGCAATTCGGGAATACGCTGCACTTCGTCCACAATGACGCGTGTATTTTGATTGGAAAACTGCATGGGGTCCGCTTTGATCACGTCATAAACCCGTAAATCTTCTAGATTCACGTATTTTCGGTCCGGAAAAGAATTCTTCAGGAGCGTCGTTTTACCGGCCTGCCTCGGACCCGTAACAGCAGTCACGCGGAAATTGTCTTGTAATTTTTCGATTTGTTTTGAAGCTGCTCTTGGAATCATCATAATACCAAGTATAGCATATATTTTTATGAAAATCAAGAAGTCAATTACCGGATTTGCATAAAAATGTTGAAAACGCCATATTTTGGCTGTTGCATGTGGAAAATTGAACGCTCAAACTCATCGGGAAAGCGTGGTTTCTGTCGGACTTTTATTTCCTTGAAATCGCTTGACAAGCGGGGAGAAAGGCTCTATAATGGGAATAGCAAATTAACGCGGGGGGCGAAATGGCAATACAGAAAATTCTGACACTGCAGGGAATCCTTTTTTTGCTGGTTCTGACCGGCATTATCCTCAAATGGACCGGACTTTTTCCCGAAGAGGGGAAGGCAATCCTGACCGACATCCTGATATACGTTTTTCTTCCGGCCAATATTGTCGCTTCGTTTCTTGTCACCTTCAACGCTAAAATTTTGATTCAACTGATGGTCGTTTTTCTCTTGGGCGTATTTCAACAAGTCAGTTGTCTTGTGTTCAATCGTTTTGCCTGGAATCACTTGGATATCGAAGAAAAAAAGGTGTTGCAATACTGCACGCTCTGCTCAAATTCCGGGTTTATTGGGCTATCAATTATCGGCGATATTTTCGGCGCCCAAGGACTGATGTACGCCTCCGTGGGGACTATCCCCCAGGCAATTACGACGTGGTCCGCGGGGATTTCTTATTTTGAGAAAGGGCAAAATACCCGGGAAGTGATCAAGCGGGTCGCCATTCACCCGGGCATTATTGCCGTCTACCTCGGTCTTTTCTTTATGTTGACAGGCATAAGACCCCCGGTTTTCGTTTCCAATACGCTTCGTATGATGGGCGCTTGCACGCTTCCGGTTTCCATGATCGTTATCGGCGCCGTACTTGGCGAGGTAACGGATATAAAGTCGATGCTAAGCGGAAAAATTTGGTATTATACAATTATTCGGCTCGTATTTTTACCGCTGATCGTCTTCATAACCGGCAGAATCTTCCATGTCGACAAACTCTTAACGGGAATCATCGTTCTCGTAGCTGCTATGCCGGCTGCCAGCACAGGCGTCCTCTTTGCGGCCAAGTATAAAAGCGACTACATCTTCGCGACAAAATGCGTCGTTGTGACGACGGCCCTGTCCCTGATCACAATCCCGCTCTGGTGCCTCTTGCTGTAAGCGCTCCGGCAGTTTTATTTCGCCGCTTTCTTTTTCTTCTCTTCTTTCGCCTTTTTTCTGCTCGTCACGAGAAGGGCGACCAGCCCGCCGATAATGCCGCAGACAACCGGTCGCGAGAGCGGGTTCCCAGTGGTACGGGCGCCGTATTCATAGCCTTTGGAAAAGGTGAAGGATGCGAAAACGGTTTTTTTGAAGGCCTCGACGTCGGGATCAGCGCCGTCTTTACCGGGAAAATAGATTGTCACGAGCGTTCCGCTCCCGCAGGCGGCCAGGACGGTTCCGCTGGCTTTCGCCTTGTTTTTAAATTCATAGGAAGCGGGAAACAACACCATTTTTCTTTTGTCATCGACAACGGGCGTTCCGACATTGGCGCTTTCCAAGGTCGAAAAGTCCTTTTTCATTTCCTTCGTGATTTTATCCATATTCCCGTAGTCTTTCAGAAAATCTTTCCAGACGACTCTTCCTTTAATGATGTTCACGGTAACCATGGCTTGCGGCGGATTTTCGCTTGTTTTCCGGAATCCCGTCGCGATTCCCGGTCCCTTCGCGCCCGTCAGGCTCTGCATGCTCGCGTTAATCTGCCGGATTGTCGCAGGCGGAATTTCCTCCCAGCCGGGCGGAATCCGGAACGTGAATTTCGCATTGCTGTTGGAATAAAAGGGAACATGGAAGGACTCTTTTTTTGCCTGCCCCGGGCCGCAAAGGGACAGCAGGACCGTAAACGCCAAGATAACTTTTTTCATAAAAACTCCTTTTGCTCAATTTGATCAGGTGCAATCCAATGGTATCATATAAAACTAAAATTGTCAATTATAATATGCGGCAAAGCGCAACATATCGTAAACAACGTCCGATCATCAAACCCGCAACCAAGCCGTTTTAACAACTTTTTCTTGCAAAATTCTTGAAAATGTGTTAGAATAGGTATATAAAATTATTGAAAATGTGTAAAATCAATCCTATAAAATTCTTGAAAACGTGATATTTGCTGATGATAAAATCCTTGTTTTCGTGAACGCCGGAGGAAAAACCCCATGAAAAGGAAGATATATGCGGAATTGTCAGCCTGGAAAAACGAAGGCGCCGGAAGAACCGCGCTGCTGATTGACGGCGCCCGCCGGGTCGGCAAAAGTTATATTGTCGAAGAATTCGCCAGGAACGAATACAAAACATCTGTTTTGATCGATTTCAACCGTGCGCCCGAAGATGTGAAAAACCTCTTTCACCAATATATGAATGATCTGGACACGTTTTTCCTGTATTTGTCCGGCTTTTACAATGTAAAATTGTATCCGCGGGAAACCTTGATCATTTTTGACGAGGTCCAATTGTTTCCGAAAGCCCGCGCCGCCCTCAAATACCTCGTGGCGGATGGCAGATACGACTACATTGAAACCGGTTCTTTGATGACCATCAAAAAAAATATTCAGGACATCGTAATTCCTTCGGAAGAGCGCCATATCAAGATGTATCCGATGGATTTCGAGGAATTTCTCTGGGCTTTGGGAAACGACACCCTGATGGATTTCGTGCGGGCGTGTTTTGCCGACCGGAAAGCCATGGGGCAGGCTTTGCACAGAAAAGCGATGGATTACCTGCGCCAATACCTGATCGTGGGCGGGATGCCCCAGGCGGTGCAAGCCTATGCCGATACGAAAGACTTTGACAAGACGGACCAAGCTAAGCGGGATATTTTGAATTTGTACCGGGCGGATATCGTAAAACACGCGGCAGGCTACGAAATGAAAGTCGAACGCATTTTTGACGAAATTCCCGCGCAGCTTCAAAAGCACGAAAAGCGCTTCAAGCTTTCCTCCCTGAAAAAACAGGCGCGCTTCCGTGAATACGAAGACGCCTTGTTCTGGCTGGATGACGCCATGATCGCCAACATCTGTTACAATTCCACCGAACCCAATGTCGGACTGAAGCTGAACACGGATCGCATCACCTTGAAATGCTATATGGCGGATACCGGCCTATTGATCAGCCATGCTTTTGATGAAAACGAGATCGTCAACGCCGCGATATACAAGAAGCTGCTGTTTGACAAGCTGGAAATCAACAAGGGCATGCTGGTGGAAAATCTAGTTGCCCAGATGCTTGCGGCGGCGCGGCACAAGCTGTATTTTTATTCCAATTCTTCGCGAAATGACAGCAGTTCCCGGATGGAGATTGATTTCCTGATCGCGAGAAGTAAGATCGGCAGTCGACACAATATTTCTCCGATAGAGGTGAAATCCGGAAAAAATTATACCTTGACTTCTCTCGAAAAATTCAGAGCCAAATATTCCAATCAACTGCACATCCCCTATGTGTTGCACACAAATGATCTGAAAATTCAGAACGACATCGTCTTTCTGCCGATTTACATGACGCCTCTGCTCTGAGCGCGAAAGGATACCGACGGGATCAAAAAAACGCGTCATAATCGCTATGACGCGTTTTCTGATCGTGCAGACAGAGCCTATTATCCTATTTTAAAATCGTGTAGAGCGCAACGATCCCGATCATGGACGCGAGTCCGATCACGAGCGTCATCAGCGTCTGGGTCTTGTAGCCGTCCCTGGTCTCGATGCCGCCGAATTCCGTCACGACCCAGAAGTAGCTGTCGTTGGCGTGGGAAACGGTCATGGCGCCTGCGGCGATGGCCATTACGGTCACGGCGGTCAAAGCCGGCGTCGTGATTCCCAATACGGCAAGAAGCGGTTGCAGGATGCCGGCGGTGGTCGTGAGGGCCACTGTGGAGGATCCCTGGGCCGTCTTCAGGATGGCCGAGAGGATAAAGGGGAAGAAGATTCCGATGGTACTGAAGTTGACGGCGTTATCTTTGATGAAGCCCACCAAGCTCGAGCTCGAAACGACCCGTCCGAGTACGCCGCCCGACGCCGTAACGAAGAGGATGGGTCCTACGACCCGAAGCGTATCGTCCGTCAGCTTGAAGAACGTGGCGCCTTTTTTCTGGGAAAAGAGCAGCGACACGCCGAAGATGGTTCCCACCGCGAGGGCGATTACCGGCGCGCCGAGGAATTTCAGCAGATCGGAAAATCCGCCTGTCATCTTGGCCATGGAAGCGATGGAGGCCAGCGCCATGAGGACAATGGGTACAAGGATGGGCGCGAGGGCTGCGAAACCGCCGGGCAGTTCGCCGAATTCCTTTACCAGCTCCTCATAGGTCTTGACGGTCTCTCCTTCCCCGACTTTGACTTCGGCGGGAATCTTGCGACCGATGTATTTGGAGAAGAGCCAGCCCGCGATCAGGGGCAGAATGGAAACGAGACAACCGATGCCGATTACGAGCAGCAGATAGTCTCCGGCGCCCAGCGTGTTGGCGGCGGCGATGGGACCCGGCGTCGGCGGGATGAATACGTGGGATGTGTAAAGGCCCGCGGAAAGGGCGACGGCCATGGCGGCGTTGGATGCTTTCGTCCGCTGGGCCAGCGCTTTCCGGATCGGGTTCAGAATAACAAAGCCGGAATCACAGAATACCGGGATAGACACGATCCAGCCCATGATGAGGACCGCCAACTCGGGCTTTTTCTTGCCCACAAGTTGCACGACCATATCCGAGAGCTTCAACGCGCCGCCGGTCTTTTCGAGGATGTTCCCGATCAACGCGCCCAGAATGATGACGATGCCGATACTCGTAAACGTACCGGAAAATCCCGCGCCGATGATCCCGGGGATATCCGTCAGCTTGATGCCCGCCGCGAAGGCGAACAGAATCGAGACGCCCATGATCGACAGAAACGCGTGGATCCTCCATTTGGAAATAGCGACGACCATTACGATGATCGCGACGATGAACGCGATCACAAGAGCAATACCTTGCATAACTCCTCCTCCTTTGTCTCATAATGATGCTTAATATCCGACAAAATTAACCAAAGAAGTACAAAAGTTTCATAATCGGTTCAGCTATTGATATTTTACCACAAAAAAGCCAAAAAAGAAATACCAAAACACTAAATATTTACGAAAGAATCTCCCTGATGAAAGACAATTCCCGCGTCAAATTGGCGCGGGCAAGCGCTTCGTATTTTTCCCGGAATCGCGGCGTTTTGTAGATTGCCGGCAACGAAAGAAAGCGCCGGAGGATTTCCCCCCGGCCCCGCTCGTTGTCTTCGGGACGGAATCTGCCGTATTCGAGGCGGATGGCCCGGGCATAGGCGTCGTAGGTTTCGGGATCGCTCCCCAAAATGGCGAGATCGAGGTCCGTGAACGCGTCCATGTCAAAAGAGTCGCCGGATTCATGGCGTTTTGTGGCGAGGATCAGCGCCCGGACGCGGTTTATTTCGGGGTAATCGGTTTTCCTCAGATGTTCCGCGCAGAGATCGGCGCTTTTTTCCTCGTTGTCCCGCCGTTCCACGTCGTAGACCGCGTCGTGGTAAAAGAGCGCAAGCAGAAAGGCGTCGGGATAGGAAAGCTCCGGCAGCAGCGCTTCCGCTTCCGCCCACATGCGCTCCAGATGCGTCAGCGTGTGATAATATCGATCCGAAGCCGAATACAGCCCTTCAAGTTCCCGCCAACATCTGTTCACATAATCTATATCTTTAGTATATTTTTTCAGAAGCTCTGTAAATAAAAGTTCAAGCGCTGTCATGGAAGTCAAAACTCAGCTCAGTTTCGCCGCGGCCAGGATCTCTTTGATCCTGGCGGTTTCCGCCGCCGTCGCCGGGAGGAAAGGATTGAGGGATACGTCCTTGATGTCGTATCCGCGCAGGATCATGGCCTTTTTGATGATGGGGATAAAGGGGTTTCCGATAAAATAGATATCCATCAGGGTATTGATCGTCAACTGGATGTCTTCCACGGTCTTCCAGTCCCCTCCGTTGATGGCCGTCACCCATTTGGCGCACAGTTCCGGGACGATATTGGCGAAGCCCCCGATGCAGCCGCTGCCGCCCGAGAGGATGTTGTGGACGAAATTCTCGTCAAAGCCCGAATAAATCTCAAAATCCGGAAATTCCGGCAGGACCGTGACCGCCAATTTTCGCGTATGGCCCATTTCCGCGACGCTGTCCTTGTATCCGACGATGTTCTTGTGCTTGCGCAACAGCTTCAGCGTGACTTCGGGGGAGAGGTCATAGCCGGTCCGGGCCGGGAAATTGTACAGATAGACGTTTCCCCTGACGCCGTCGGCGATCTGGTCGAACCAATATTCCACGGCCGCGTCGCTGATCGCGAAATAATACGGGCTGATGACCATAACGGCGTCGGCCCCTTTTTCCAGCACATAATTGG
The window above is part of the Fusobacteriaceae bacterium genome. Proteins encoded here:
- a CDS encoding AEC family transporter, translated to MAIQKILTLQGILFLLVLTGIILKWTGLFPEEGKAILTDILIYVFLPANIVASFLVTFNAKILIQLMVVFLLGVFQQVSCLVFNRFAWNHLDIEEKKVLQYCTLCSNSGFIGLSIIGDIFGAQGLMYASVGTIPQAITTWSAGISYFEKGQNTREVIKRVAIHPGIIAVYLGLFFMLTGIRPPVFVSNTLRMMGACTLPVSMIVIGAVLGEVTDIKSMLSGKIWYYTIIRLVFLPLIVFITGRIFHVDKLLTGIIVLVAAMPAASTGVLFAAKYKSDYIFATKCVVVTTALSLITIPLWCLLL
- a CDS encoding AAA family ATPase; the protein is MKRKIYAELSAWKNEGAGRTALLIDGARRVGKSYIVEEFARNEYKTSVLIDFNRAPEDVKNLFHQYMNDLDTFFLYLSGFYNVKLYPRETLIIFDEVQLFPKARAALKYLVADGRYDYIETGSLMTIKKNIQDIVIPSEERHIKMYPMDFEEFLWALGNDTLMDFVRACFADRKAMGQALHRKAMDYLRQYLIVGGMPQAVQAYADTKDFDKTDQAKRDILNLYRADIVKHAAGYEMKVERIFDEIPAQLQKHEKRFKLSSLKKQARFREYEDALFWLDDAMIANICYNSTEPNVGLKLNTDRITLKCYMADTGLLISHAFDENEIVNAAIYKKLLFDKLEINKGMLVENLVAQMLAAARHKLYFYSNSSRNDSSSRMEIDFLIARSKIGSRHNISPIEVKSGKNYTLTSLEKFRAKYSNQLHIPYVLHTNDLKIQNDIVFLPIYMTPLL
- a CDS encoding GntP family permease — translated: MQGIALVIAFIVAIIVMVVAISKWRIHAFLSIMGVSILFAFAAGIKLTDIPGIIGAGFSGTFTSIGIVIILGALIGNILEKTGGALKLSDMVVQLVGKKKPELAVLIMGWIVSIPVFCDSGFVILNPIRKALAQRTKASNAAMAVALSAGLYTSHVFIPPTPGPIAAANTLGAGDYLLLVIGIGCLVSILPLIAGWLFSKYIGRKIPAEVKVGEGETVKTYEELVKEFGELPGGFAALAPILVPIVLMALASIASMAKMTGGFSDLLKFLGAPVIALAVGTIFGVSLLFSQKKGATFFKLTDDTLRVVGPILFVTASGGVLGRVVSSSSLVGFIKDNAVNFSTIGIFFPFILSAILKTAQGSSTVALTTTAGILQPLLAVLGITTPALTAVTVMAIAAGAMTVSHANDSYFWVVTEFGGIETRDGYKTQTLMTLVIGLASMIGIVALYTILK
- a CDS encoding dihydrodipicolinate synthase family protein translates to MKKAKFICPVVTAFDAAGNLDVAANTKFWDELIARGIDGILLMGSIGEFSAMTPAMKKELADLAVTHIAKRVKLYIGTASMVLTETIAFSNYVLEKGADAVMVISPYYFAISDAAVEYWFDQIADGVRGNVYLYNFPARTGYDLSPEVTLKLLRKHKNIVGYKDSVAEMGHTRKLAVTVLPEFPDFEIYSGFDENFVHNILSGGSGCIGGFANIVPELCAKWVTAINGGDWKTVEDIQLTINTLMDIYFIGNPFIPIIKKAMILRGYDIKDVSLNPFLPATAAETARIKEILAAAKLS